In Anolis sagrei isolate rAnoSag1 chromosome 5, rAnoSag1.mat, whole genome shotgun sequence, the DNA window TGGAAAACCCTCTCCGCAATTTTAGATGAAATTCCAGCCTCAGAAAGTAAGCTCTGATGTCAATGCCACCTTCCTACCCATACTCTCAGCAACCATTGTGATTTTGACAAGGGCTCCTTCTTTAATATTGGAACTCCTTGTTCTTAAAAGGGAGACAGGTTTGCTGGAAGTGTGACAGTGAGAAGAGTGGGAGGGTATGTGGTTTCTACTTGTTTTATAACCCCACCTTAGCCCACTTCCAAAAAATGGAGTAGTTTTGAATACATAGTATTGCTAGTTCAGTACCTCTCTTTTTAAAGGTGAGGACAACTTCCTTGCCTTGAGTCCTTCCCAATTAAATCCATTCAACCACCTAAAGAGAAaatttaagaacaaacaaacaatgaatcCACAATGAAACAATTACAGTGTTGGGTGAAAATTTTATCTGTGGAAAATTAACTCCATTTCATAATACAGGTCAAGTATCctttttccaaaatgcttggaacatAAAGTGTTTGGGATGCTTACTTTTTCAAAATTTTGGGCTACTTACATATACAtagtatcttggaaatgggacccaactCTAAACggtaaattcatttatgtttcatatatgtcTCACACAaagcctgaaggcaattttacacacaatattttaatagaatcatagaatcaaagagttggaagagacctcatgggccatccagtccaaccccctgccaagaagcaggaatattgcattcaaatcacccctgacagatgaccatccagcctctgtttaaaagcttccaaagatggagcctccaccacactccggggcagagagttccactactgaacggctctcacagttaggaagttcttcctcatgttcagatggaatctcctttcttgtagtttgaagccattgttccgcgtcctagtctccagggaagaagaaaacaagcttgctccctcctccctgtggcttcctctcacgtatttatacatggctatcatatctcctctcagccttctcttcttcaggctaaacatgcccagctccttaagccggtcctcatagggcttgttctccagacccttgatcattttagtcaccctcctcagtATATGGAACAAAGTTTGTTACATTGAACTATCTGAAAGCAAAGGtgacactatctcagccacccatatgggctaattttggagtatttcagatcttGTAATTCTAGATGCTCTGCCTTTACAGCAGAAATGGCAAACATATGCTTCCTGTCAAGGGCTGAATTCACTCTAGGGTGATCTATCAGGGACCACATATCAACAGTGGTCAAAGCTGCCCACTTTCTCTTGCCACATCTTCATGTTTGCATTCTTCTGTCTtatgtttctatttcttttttaaccaaaacccatttttcctttctctcctttcctccttctctcctttcttcctccctttatgCCCTTTTCCTCTGGTCCCTTCTTTCACCCCCTTTTCATCTCCATACAACACAGTCTGCTTTTCTCAACGATGGGACCCAATCACTTGTAGTGGGCTTTTGAAACTAGGTCATAGCTTCAATGTAGCCCTGGGGCTAAATGTTGCCTGCTCTTATCTCAGAGCATTAACAGCAAAGTTAAGAGGAAAAAAGCAACAATATAGTGCAAGAAAACCAAATGTGAATTGTTGACTTGCTCTTTCTGTACCTGTGCCTCTTAATATCATGGATGCCATTCTTCAGATTTCCTAATCTCTCCGTAGGGTTTTGtctaaaagaacaacaacaacaacaaaaataagtaGTAAAGATTTTATAATCTTGGTATTTCATGTTTAGTAATACTGTAACTGTTATATATTAACTTCCACGTGCAATCCAAAGAGTTGAAAACGACACTGAAAGAGCCTATGAATAatatacctatttatttatttatttactatatttatatactgcctttctcactccaAGGGGGagctcaaagcggtttacaacatactaatggcaaaaaattcaatgccaatatacATGTAGACAGAATAAAATCATAGTAACTAACCACTaacataactataaattaaaatcatgaaaaccatttttttgtcgtgtcaggagcgacctgagaaattgcaagtcgcttctggtgtgagagaattggctgtctgcaaggacattgcccaggggactcccagatgatttgatgttttatcatccttgtgagaggcttctctcatgtctccacatgaggagctggagctgatagagggagctcatccacctctccctggattcgaacctgcgacctgtcagtcttcagtcctgccggcacaggggtttaacccactgcgctacctgGGGCATTAAACATGAGGCATAAACAACATGAGACATACCTAAGGAAACACCTTTCCTGTTTTAAGATTGTGTATTGCTCTCCTAGTTAATCTATGACTATAGTTATGGCCAAAGGGGTTTTTAGACTCAGCAGATAAACCAGGTGCTGTAAGATACCTAAGAATGTAAGAGTCTAACTGAAACATATCAAAGGCCCATCTAGTTTATCCTTAAGTTCCCACAGGAGTCAACCAGATGTCCCTAGTAAGCCCACAAGCAGTTTATTTTCCAAAGCTGCAACATCTGTGTAAATACATGTGTATGTACAATGTCAGCCCGTATCCTGAAAGAGTTTCCCTCACCTGAAGTAACCTAAATTTAGCCATTTTTCAAAAGTTAAGTTGACCCAACCTGATTAAAAAGATATGGTACTAAGCTGTGGCTTGCAGCTATTATGAATACTTCTTGAAAACAGCACAGCAGAAGTTTCCCAAGGTTCAAATGCAATATTAAAATTGCTGCAGGCTTCTAGTTAATTATAAGACATGAAGCTAAGAGGGTGAAcacatgtgggtttttttcagggcACTAAGGTGCTGACTTGGTTTACCCAATCTGTTTGAAGTGTGGGAAGGAGAAGACCTAGAAATAAGGTGCTCCATTAAGTATCTTGCATTCTTTTGCCTCAAGGAAAACATCACCCTGGATCCTCCGGCTTTCCTTGTGCTCTGCCCTTTCTCCTGTGATGAGATTCAAGGAAACATTCCCTACAGCACTTGTTCTGTACCTTTGGTCCTCCTGTTTTCTATAACCCAATTCCCAGAATACCAAATTATTAGTCATggtggctggggcttctgggagttgacgtcTAAACACTTTATGACACGGCACTTATTGTAgtgttatattccactttaactggcatgccaacatcctgtggaattctgtggtttgtagtttagtgagacccaaAACCTCTCCATATGACAATTAGAATTTCCTCGGCATGAACTGCAAAactcaggatcccataggatgttgccataacAATGTAGTGCAGTgttgctcaaccttcctaatgccgtgaccccttaacacagttcctcatgttgtggtgacccccaaccataacattattttcattactacttcataactgtaacttctCTACTGttgtgaatagtaatgtaaatatctgatatactggATGTATATCagatatacatcctgcatatcagatatatatcAGATTTATATCAGATATCAGATATACactgtggtggcacagtgggttaaaccactgagctgctgaacttcctaacCATTAGGTTTTTAATCCGGGGAGTTGCGTGatccctgctgttagccccagcttctaccaacctagcagttcaaaaacatgcaaatgtgagtagatcaataggtaccactttggtgggaaggtaatggcgctccatgcagtcatgctggccacatgaccttggaggtgtctacagacaatgccagctctccggcttagaaatagggatgagcactaacccccagagtcggacatgactggacttaatgtcaagggaaaaacttTCACCCTTActttaggatgtattttcattcactagaccaaatttggcacaaatgtccaatatgcccaaatttgaatactgatagggttgtggctggattgattttgtcatttgggagttgtggttgctgagatttctagttaacctacaatcaaagagcattctgaactccaccaatgatggaattgaatcaacctTAGCACTCAAACCccccataactaacagaaaatactggaagggtttggtgggcattgaccttgagttttggagttgtagtttgcctgcatccagagagcattgtggactcaaacaatgatggatctggaaaaaacttggcatggatattcaatatgcccaaatgtgaacgctggtggagtttgggaaaaatagaccttgacatttggaagttgtagttgctggggtttatagttcacttacaatcaaagagcattctgaaccccaccaacgatagaattgggccagactttccacacaaaacccccatgaccaacagaaaatactgtggactttggtgacccttctgacacacaCCCCCTggcaacccacccacccccagggTGGAGAATCGCTGATGTAGTGCAATGAGGCTCTGATGTAGTGACTAGAGGCATTCTAGTCAGATACTCATAAATTATTGAGCTCTTTCAAAATTGGGTCTCATGAAACTCTTGAACCAGACACTATGCAATGTTGCCATGTTGTgtgcaagaaaggaaagggtcaacTCACAGTTGTCAAAGGCTTCAATGACAGCCCAGGTGGATCACCTCAGTACTTAATTAATTACCAATTTCCGGCCACAATTGCAAGATACGTCTCAAGATGACTCCTAGTCTTCTCCATTGCTACATGCTCATTTTCAAGTTAGTTGCCTAGCAACTTGCAAGAAAGTGAACAGAAGAGCCAAAAGATAGCTGATTATAACAGCAACCTTTACAGCCTAATGTGCAAGAAAAAGGGATTACTTTTAAAAGAATGAGCTCAATGACATGTTGGGGATGTTGAAGCCACTCACTTGACAGCGGTATGCTCTAGGGCTAGTGCTGCCAGTTTTCCAAAATAGCAATGAGGGACAGTCAAAATTTATGACATGCAGGAAGTATGTGTTCTACTTAAATGCCAGTTAAAAGTTGTGGTTTCACATATTTCTCCATaaaattacatattattattattattattcacattcaTAAATTCTATGATACACACATTTCTGTCTTTATAAGGGGCCCACATACCACAAAATGTGGGGTCATTCAGTTCAGTCACTGTTAAAGGAAAAACCTTCCAATTTTCAAGTAGGGGACATCCCTCATAATACCTGCTAGTCTATATCTGAGTGCTCAAATAAGAGATATCTAAAAAGGCCACTTGGTAACTCTAATTGGGACCCATAGTATCTTCCTACCACGGCTACGGTAACACATTGGTTTAGCACTGGATTTTACATCTATTCCCACTGCAGGATATCTAAGGAGGATTGACTCTTAGTAGATCTAAGGAGGATtgactctttgtgtgtgtgtcaggagcaacttgagaaactacaagtcacttctggtgtgagagaactggccatctgcaagagcATTGCCCAGggtacacccagatgttttactatcctgggggaggcttctctcttgtccttgCTTGGGAAGttgagctgacagacgggagctcaccctgctccctggattcaaaccgctgacctttcggtcagcagtcctgcaagcacaagcgtttaacccattgcaccactgggggctcctagtagATTACTAGTAGATCACAATGAGAGAGCTGTTTTGCAGCATTTGAAAACCCTGACCAGACTCAGATCATCTTTTgattatttggattttttaaaattaactgaATAATTTCTATTttcatgtatgtatgcatgcatgtatgtatgggAATGGACGCATCATGGTGATTGTGATGAAAATCACAATGCTGGATCCACAATATACATCAATTTTGGACAAAACCCTGCTCCGCACAAGAACGGCCATATAATACCATTTTGCTTTGTGTATGATATATTTAGTCGAAACTTTGCCATCTTGCTTTTGGATTGCTTTACAGGACACAGTGCTGCTAACATCTTTCTTCTCACATCTTTAGAGCACCGTTGCCCTTCTCACCTGCAGAGCCTCCGAATCAAATCTTCCGGCCGCTTTGATACTATTCTTGGAAAATCCAACCTTTCAACGccttttaaaatcaaattgtaGGTCGTCATTTGATCAGCTCCGGAAAATGGAGGACTAGAGTAGATACCACAATTGTAAGAAGAGTATTTTtccaaagggagagaaaaaaagacaaaaaatgttAAGGGGGGGAAGAAACAGGTAGTATCTAAAAGGAAATTCTATTCTGGTGATAATTAAAGTCCATTGGAAACTGCCTTATACTACTGTGAGGATATCTGTTCATTTTGATACAACATTGTCTACGTAAGAACAATAGTGTTTCTGCAATGTCTGCAAAGTTCTTTTCCTGCAGTCCCTGTTGCCTGATGCTTTTAACTAGAACTGATAGAATTGCAACAACCACCCTTTAAAACTTGTTTTAAAATTCTAGCTCTTATTTAGATTTAGAGTTGTTGTAACTCAGCAGCAGTCACAGCAGCCAGGGGCTGATGGGTTCGCTGATGACTTAGAGTTAgaagggattgtgggatttcctggaatTCATAGTGATACAGGCCAAGGGAATGATTCAGGCCAAGAAAATGAAACCGCTTCAGATAGTGATGCAGGCCCTGAGAATGTAATTGCCTCTGAGCCTCAAAGTCAGTCAGAGGAGATGGAATCATCCTCCCTAGATAAGGGGTCCAGCAAATACGAATTGACAGGAAACTCTAACGGGAAAGCACCTAGTGATACAGATTTAAGCAAGAAAGCATGCTTGCAGATTAGCACAGATAGCCAGCTTTGTAGATCAACATGGCTTCACAGAAAATCCATGGTAGACGTAATGATTTCATGTCTGTTTATTAAGAGCTAACATACActcagttcaggcaacatagcATTCAAGTTAGAAGCTAGGGCTGAGTTTTTGGTTCATGTTTCAAGCTTTGGTCTTGGATTTAAGTATCCTGGGAGTTTTCAGTGTTCTTGTTTTGTATTCTTGTTTCAGTTTTTGCTAAGCATTTCTTCTGCTTGTGATAATCCCAAAATGCCTTTCCATTTTGGGACTATCTTTGGACAGTGTTACCTTTGGATTTATAAGAGACAATTGATTTCCTGTTGGGTTATCATCTATTGCCGACTCTTTTGGATTATACATCTTATTTCTTTATACCTGATTTTTCCATCTACCTTTCATGTGTtttttctacaataaactgtttgcttatattctggactcttgtgtggtgctgtggtcaatGGTGGCTTCAGACCTGGGATGCAACAAGAGCAGGCCCGCTTCTAACGCACATGTATTGGCACTGAGATACACCTCCTTCTAGTTTGTAATAATTAGAAAAAcagcaacacaataaaatagTCTCATTATGAAACAAGATATAAAAATGGCAAATAGAAGTAATGAGTTCCACCTACTTCCCTGTAAGCAACTCATACACAAGGATTCCAAGAGACCAGAAGTCCACACTGAAATCATGGCCTTTATTCAGAATCACTTCAGGTGCAACATATTCAGGAGTCCCACAGAAGGTCCAAGTCTTTTGTCCAATTGCAATCTTCTTAGCAAATCCAAAGTCAACCTGAAAGGAAAAATGAGATACTGCTATCAGATACTGATATATAACTTTTCTTGCTCTTGTTATCAGCATCTACTTTGAAGTATTTGCATTAAAATGATTGAGTTCTAACTCTTCTCTGCTCCCACAGCTCTCTTCCCGGTATGtagaaataatggaaatgtatggaaataatggaaatgtatggAAAACTGTGCATATAtgtgaacattaataaataatttgttttactgttataaaatgctgtatatatgttgggaCTTAAATTACAATTAGCCTCATAgaattcacacacatacatatgtacaaCTTACCAGCTTTATATATCCTTGAGCATCCAAAATTAAATTTTCTGGCTTCAGATCCCTGTAGATCACACTGATGCAATGCAAATACTCAATTGCTTCTGTCACACACCCAACACAGAATTTTGTGGTAGTTTCATCAAAGCTACCTCTGAAAGAAATCAACAATTTTCTCTGTGTTTCTCTGATTAGGAATAAAATAGCATATACGGCAGGCCCTCTTGGTTAAATTCCACTCTATAACAATGTCTGCCTGTCTATCTCAAAGTTATAGCTCCAAGACCATGAAACTTATGGAAACCCTATGGCTGAAACATGATGTGCATACTAAGGAGAAATCAAGTTTGGAAAGgaaaacaaattaattaattttcaTACGTTTGATGTCTACTGTAGTATCTTTGCTAACTAGGCCACAGATCCCTAAATGAGTTGATAAAATTGTAGATAAAGACCTTAATATttaattaaatcaagaaattagGAGAAGATGAGGACACAGAAAGGCAGCTAGGATAAGATCTCCAAATGTAAAGATCATTATTGAATATCTCAGtcaggattgtccatgccatATTACAACATCTCCATTTTCTAGTTGCAATTGTGTAAGCTGGACAGGAAAGAATGCTGACACAAAAAgagtcaactcatttgaaatgcaaTGCTGTAAGAGAGCTCTGTAGATACAGTTGAGTCTCGCTCATTCAACGAGACTCAgctgggccggcagaacgttggataataaggaggaattaaggaaaagcctattaaacgtcaaattacattataatttttataaatcaagcaccaaaatatcatgttttacaacaaatcggcagaaaaagcagttcaatacacggtaacattatgtagtaattactgtatttacaaatttagcaccaaaacattgcaatatattgaaacagctgtggatccaggcaggaggcagcctatgttggataatacaaaacattggatgagcgaaggctggataagcaagattctGACACAGCCCCGCcccctggctgctgctgctgctgctagttCTCCTCAGTCGCCGCCGccgccatcatcatcaccatgtcTCACCAGAGCAGCCTTCTCAGCTTCTTCCCCAAGTCGGGGAGTAGGCGAGGCCGGGAGAGTGACAGCGACGACGAGGAGAGCGCAGGCAGTTCTGGAAGGCCTCCCCAGAACAAACGCGGCACCGCTAACCTCCCGCCGGCGGATTGTGACTTCTGTGAATATTCACCTGGTGATTTAGTTTGGGCCAAACTTGAAGGATACCCGTGGTGGCCATCTCTTGTGTACAAGCATCCAGCAGATGGAACACTTTTCCGGGGGAGAGGAAGAGCATCTCGTATCCATGTGCAATTTTTTGATGATGACCCATCAAGGGGCTGGGTTAGCCTTAGATACCTAAGACCATATGCAGGTTCTAGTGGCAGAGATACCCAGAGGGGAGGTATGTTTTACAGTTCAAAACGTGAGATTAAGAGAGCAATGGAACTGGCAGATGCTGCTATGGAAAAAGATAAAAGTGAGCGACTTGAACTGGCAGTGTGTGACAAACCTTCCGAAAGTGAGGAGGATGAAGATGAGATGGAGGTGAGCGATGATGGTGATGAATTTTCTGCAGCAAAGGGTGCAAAACATAGAAATAAAAGAACAGTTGCACGACCACGGCATCATGTCAAAGCCAAGAAGAGAAAGCTTAATGATCCAGATAGCGATAACGAGGGTTCAGACATGGAGTTTAAGCCTGATGAAGCGAGCAGTGAAGAAAATAGTCCCGGAAGAGGTGAAAGTGAAACTTCTGACACGGAGTTCAATccggaaaagaaaaagaaacatcatTTTAAAGTCTCTCCTAAACCATTCATTAAGCCAACACAGGAAAAGGAATACAGGCTTCCCCAGAAGGAAATTCCTAAAAATGACACTCTTGATACTTCCACCAGAGAGGTTAATCTTTCTTGTGAGATTATGTATAAATTAGCAAGTTTTGCAGCTCCTGACTGTTACGATTATCGTCCAAATATtaatggaggaggagaagatggTAGTCCATCTGTGTGGGAACATGATAAAATTGAGTGGCTCAAAGATGGTAAAAGGAAAGATGCTAATAGGAGGCGTCAGAATGATCCAGATTATGACCCAAGTACTATTTTTGTGCCAGAGGACTACCTTAAGAACTGTACCCCAGGAATGcggaaatggtgggagttgaagagtCAGTACTTTGACTGTGTTCTCTTTTATAAAGTTGGAAAGTTCTATGAGTTGTATCACATGGATGCTGTGATTGGGGTTAGCAAGCTTGGACTGTCGTTCATGAAAGGCACTTGGGCTCACTCGGGCTTCCCAGAAATAGCCTATGACAGGTTCTCCAATATCCTAGTTCAGAAAGGTTACAAAGTTGTCCGCATTGAGCAGATGGAGACTCCAGAGATGATGGAAGCCCGCTGTAAATCCATGGCTCACCCGACAAAATACGATAGAGTTGTGCACCGAGAAGTATGCAGGATCATTTCTAAAGGGACACAGACCTACAGTATTCTGGATGGTGACTTTTCAGAGACCCACAGCAAATACCTCCTTTGTATAAAAGAAAAATGTGACGATTCTTCTGGCCTCCATTGTACCTATGGAGTATGTTTTGTTGATACAACAGTTGGAAAGTTCTACTTGGGTCAGTTCCAGGATGACCGCCATTGCTCACGGTTGAGAACTCTTTTGGCTCATTATCTTCCTGTGCAGATCCTCTTTGAACGGGGGAATCCCTCAGGAGAAACACAGAAGGTATTGAAAAGTTTGCTTCCTTCTTCTGTTCAAGAAGGCTTGATTGCAGGCTCTCAGTTCTGGAAGGCatctaaaacattaaaaactctCATTGAGGAAGACTACTTCCAGGACAAGGAAAATCCAAATAGTGGGGTAGTTCTGCCTCCAGTAATCAAATCCATGACAGCAGAAAGTGACTCATTAGGACTTACTCCTGGGGAAAACAGTGAGCTTGCTTTGTCTGCACTTGGTTGTTGCATTTACTACCTGAAAAAATGTATTATTGATAAGGATATTTTATCAATGGCAAAATTTGAAGAATATGTTCCTGTGGACATTGATattggaaaagaaataaagacTAGCAGCATATTTACTAAAACAAACCAAAGAATGGTGCTGGATGGCGTGACTCTAGCAAACCTGGAAATATTGGAGAATGCCACTGGTTCACCGGAAGGCACATTGCTGGAAAGGATTGACACATGCTGTACACCATTTGGGAAGAGGCTCCTGAAACAGTGGCTCTGTGCACCGTTGTGTAATCCTTCTGCTATCAACGACCGCCTGGAGGCAGTTGAAAATCTTTTGGCAGAAGCTGCCAGAGTGTCTGAAATCCGGGACCATCTTAAAAAGCTCCCAGACCTTGAGAGGCTTCTCAGCAAAATCCACAGCATTGGTTTTTCACTTAAGAACCCCAGTCACCCAGATAACAGGGCCGTTATGTATGAGGAAGGCAGATATAGCAAGAAGAAAATACTTGACTTCTTGAGTGCCTTAGAAGGATTTAAAGTTGTAGTTGAAATAATCTCGATTTTGGAAGATGTTATTGATAGTTTTACGTCCAAAACATTGAGACAGACAGTGATGCTCAAATCTAAAAACCCAGAAGGCCGTTTCCCAGATCTAACTGAGGAACTCAAGAGGTGGGATGCTGCCTTTGATCATACTACTGCACGTAAGACAGGTGTGATTAATCCAAAACCTGGCTTTGACTCAGACTATGATAAAGCAGTAGAGGATATAACGGACATTGAGGAGTACCTTCGCCAGTATTTGGAAGAGCAGCGCAAACGGCTTGGGATCAGAGCCATGATGTATTGGGGAGCAGGCAAAAACCGCTATCAAATTGAGATTGCTGAAACTGCAGTTCCCCGGGATTTACCTAATGACTATGTGTTGAAGTCAAGCAGAAAAGGGTACAAGCGTTATTGGACCAAAGATACAGAGAAGATGCTGAACAAGATAGTCAACGCTGAAGAGCGGAGGGATGCAGCACAGAAAGCTTGTATGAAAAGGTTATTCTATGACTTTGATAAAAACAGCAGAGATTGGCAAGCAGcagtagaatgcattgcagttttAGATGTCTTGCAGTGCCTTGCCCATCATAGTCAGGGATGTGATGGACCAGTGTGCCGACCTATAATCTTGCTGCCAGATGAAAAAACACCACCATTTTTGGAACTCGAAAATTCCCGCCATCCATGCATCACAAAAACGTTTTTTGGGGATGACTTCATCCCAAATGATATCTTCATAGGGGTAGAGGATGGCAAGGGGAACTCTGAGACGAAGGCACCGTGCATTCTAGTGACTGGGCCAAACATGGGAGGAAAGTCTACACTCATGAGACAGGCTGGACTGTTGGTAATAATGGCCCAGTTGGGATGTTTTGTGCCGGCTGAATCTTGCAAGCTCACTCCTGTTGATAGAGTCTTCACCAGATTAGGGGCTTCAGACAGAATTATGTCAGCAAGATTCTACTGTACCATGGACTCCCAAAATGATCAGTTAATGGGTGCAGGATCAAATTTGAGCCTGAATTCTCTCTAGAAACCAAACTGGCaaacttctttttttacttttaaaaccaTTACTTTAGACTGTTACATACTTTGGATTTAATATGATATGACATTAGGAAAATCTAATACAGAGAGtcaaccaaggaagccatggccttgGTTATGAGGAAGCTGAGCAGGGCTATTGATGGCAGGATATGTTGCAAGTCTCTTGTccattgtttcaatacattgagcTAATTTTATGCCAATTAGcaacaacaaaatttgaaactgaAAACATTTAAGGACTGTCCTCTCCTCCCTGTTGTGGGGTAACTCCTTTTCATAGGCAATGGCATATGCTGACAGACTCCCTCTTTCGGGGAATCATAAATATGTGTCATTGCAGAAGGCCAGTCTAGAAGGCCATAAGTGCACTCAGATCCCATTTTATTTGGTACAATATGTCCATCCCTGGCATCATTTTTCCTATACTGTTTCAGCCTAAGGGCTATTATAACCTGTGCCAAATACTTTGATGAATTAATAAAATGGAATGTGTTTTCTTTAATGTTTTCTCCACCACCCAAGTTCTGTAAGTAAAGCTGTAAGAACTACAAAAGCACTGTCTCAGAAAAAGCAATTAGGAGAAACTGTAATACATTTCTAGATTAGATTCCCAGACCTCTTGCGATACCTGTTTCTATGTGGCTTTAAGAGCCATACAATAGGTTCTTAAGAATTCAACCATTCTAATTgagtgtggatttttttttgcagtatCCTGTTTTTTAAAACCA includes these proteins:
- the LOC137097050 gene encoding DNA mismatch repair protein Msh6-like, encoding MSHQSSLLSFFPKSGSRRGRESDSDDEESAGSSGRPPQNKRGTANLPPADCDFCEYSPGDLVWAKLEGYPWWPSLVYKHPADGTLFRGRGRASRIHVQFFDDDPSRGWVSLRYLRPYAGSSGRDTQRGGMFYSSKREIKRAMELADAAMEKDKSERLELAVCDKPSESEEDEDEMEVSDDGDEFSAAKGAKHRNKRTVARPRHHVKAKKRKLNDPDSDNEGSDMEFKPDEASSEENSPGRGESETSDTEFNPEKKKKHHFKVSPKPFIKPTQEKEYRLPQKEIPKNDTLDTSTREVNLSCEIMYKLASFAAPDCYDYRPNINGGGEDGSPSVWEHDKIEWLKDGKRKDANRRRQNDPDYDPSTIFVPEDYLKNCTPGMRKWWELKSQYFDCVLFYKVGKFYELYHMDAVIGVSKLGLSFMKGTWAHSGFPEIAYDRFSNILVQKGYKVVRIEQMETPEMMEARCKSMAHPTKYDRVVHREVCRIISKGTQTYSILDGDFSETHSKYLLCIKEKCDDSSGLHCTYGVCFVDTTVGKFYLGQFQDDRHCSRLRTLLAHYLPVQILFERGNPSGETQKVLKSLLPSSVQEGLIAGSQFWKASKTLKTLIEEDYFQDKENPNSGVVLPPVIKSMTAESDSLGLTPGENSELALSALGCCIYYLKKCIIDKDILSMAKFEEYVPVDIDIGKEIKTSSIFTKTNQRMVLDGVTLANLEILENATGSPEGTLLERIDTCCTPFGKRLLKQWLCAPLCNPSAINDRLEAVENLLAEAARVSEIRDHLKKLPDLERLLSKIHSIGFSLKNPSHPDNRAVMYEEGRYSKKKILDFLSALEGFKVVVEIISILEDVIDSFTSKTLRQTVMLKSKNPEGRFPDLTEELKRWDAAFDHTTARKTGVINPKPGFDSDYDKAVEDITDIEEYLRQYLEEQRKRLGIRAMMYWGAGKNRYQIEIAETAVPRDLPNDYVLKSSRKGYKRYWTKDTEKMLNKIVNAEERRDAAQKACMKRLFYDFDKNSRDWQAAVECIAVLDVLQCLAHHSQGCDGPVCRPIILLPDEKTPPFLELENSRHPCITKTFFGDDFIPNDIFIGVEDGKGNSETKAPCILVTGPNMGGKSTLMRQAGLLVIMAQLGCFVPAESCKLTPVDRVFTRLGASDRIMSARFYCTMDSQNDQLMGAGSNLSLNSL